In Zingiber officinale cultivar Zhangliang chromosome 8B, Zo_v1.1, whole genome shotgun sequence, a single genomic region encodes these proteins:
- the LOC122017177 gene encoding aspartic proteinase nepenthesin-1-like: protein MANVLFFFVAFVVLLFLHPHVQGSRLSLTHVDSVAQLTSAERFRRAARRSHSRRQAFEGKWSSPSTVVAAVDYAGDFEYVIDFGIGSPVLPATAILDTGSDLIWTQCVPCLDCLSQPSPYYDPSKSYTFSPVPCSSPFCSNRSLTDIGCGGDRCLYLASYGDGTESTGFLGTETFIFGDGSSIAGVTFGCGFQNNGSLSNSTGIVGMGRGPLSLPSQLNPRKFSYCLTPLDSSAASHLFLGSTASLEGNRGTLIGSTPLISSPHTYFSTFYYLSLLGISLGGTRLPIPESVFQLKRDGSGGTIIDSGTFLTLLNQAGYDILREEIIKQVRKPAAELPEVIQDLGIDLCFSFHGASSLPPMPELVFHFEGADMRFPRDKYMAYVDELGLLCSVIVGTQSFSFSIFGNYQQQDMHILFDLEANVLSFVPANCNQL from the coding sequence ATGGCTAACGTGCTCTTCTTCTTCGTCGCCTTTGTCGTGCTTCTCTTCCTCCACCCTCACGTTCAAGGGTCTCGCCTCAGCCTCACCCATGTCGACTCGGTTGCTCAACTCACCTCGGCGGAGCGATTCCGTCGCGCCGCCCGCCGGAGCCACTCTCGGAGGCAGGCCTTCGAGGGAAAGTGGAGCTCGCCGAGCACCGTCGTGGCAGCCGTCGACTACGCCGGTGATTTCGAGTACGTCATAGACTTCGGCATCGGATCGCCCGTGCTTCCTGCCACGGCCATCCTTGACACCGGCAGCGACCTCATTTGGACGCAGTGCGTCCCCTGCCTCGATTGCCTCTCGCAACCCAGCCCCTACTACGACCCCTCCAAGTCCTACACCTTCTCGCCGGTGCCCTGTTCCAGCCCTTTCTGCAGCAACCGAAGCTTAACTGACATCGGTTGCGGAGGAGACCGGTGCCTCTACTTGGCCTCCTACGGGGACGGCACCGAGAGCACAGGCTTCCTCGGGACGGAGACATTCATTTTTGGCGACGGATCGTCGATCGCCGGCGTCACGTTCGGATGCGGGTTTCAGAACAACGGCTCGTTATCGAACTCCACCGGCATCGTCGGCATGGGCCGAGGCCCGCTCTCGTTGCCGTCGCAGCTGAACCCTCGCAAGTTCTCGTACTGTCTCACCCCTTTAGACAGCTCCGCCGCCAGCCATCTCTTCTTGGGTTCCACGGCGAGCCTGGAAGGAAACAGAGGAACCTTAATTGGAAGCACGCCGTTGATCTCCAGCCCGCATACCTACTTTTCCACCTTCTACTATCTCTCCTTGCTCGGGATCTCGCTCGGAGGCACTCGGCTTCCAATTCCTGAGTCCGTCTTCCAGCTGAAACGCGATGGCTCTGGCGGGACCATCATCGACTCCGGCACCTTTCTCACGTTACTGAACCAGGCCGGGTACGACATACTTAGGGAGGAGATAATCAAGCAAGTGCGGAAGCCGGCGGCGGAGTTGCCGGAAGTGATACAGGATCTGGGCATCGATCTCTGCTTCTCGTTTCATGGAGCGAGCTCACTTCCGCCGATGCCGGAGCTGGTGTTCCACTTCGAGGGCGCCGACATGAGGTTTCCGAGGGACAAGTACATGGCGTACGTCGACGAGTTAGGGTTGCTGTGCTCGGTAATCGTTGGTACGCAGAGCTTCTCGTTCTCGATCTTCGGCAACTACCAGCAGCAAGACATGCACATCCTCTTCGATCTGGAAGCCAACGTGCTCTCGTTCGTTCCGGCGAACTGCAACCAACTCTGA
- the LOC122017378 gene encoding aspartic proteinase nepenthesin-1-like yields the protein MANVLLFFFVAFVVLLFLDPHVEGSRLSLTHVDSAAQLTSAERFRRAARRSHSRRQAFEGKWSSPSTVVAVVDYAGDTEYVIDFGIGSPVLPATAILDTGSDLIWTQCVPCLDCLSQPSPFYDPSKSYTFSPVPCSSPFCSNRTSIDNGCGGDRCLYLASYGDGSESIGFLGTETFIFGDGSSIAGVTFGCGFQNNGSLSNSTGIVGMGRGLLSLPSQLNPRKFSYCLTPLNSSTASHLFLGSTASLGGNRGALIGSTPLISSPLAYFSTFYYLSLLGISLGGNRLPIPASVFQLKPDGSGGTFIDSGTFLTSLNQAGYDILREEIIKQVRKPAAELPEVIQDMGVDLCFSFHGASSLPPMPELVFHFEGADMRFPRDKYMAYVDDLGLLCSVIIGTQDSSIFGNYQQQNMHILFDMEADVLSFVPANCNQL from the coding sequence ATGGCTAACgtactgctcttcttcttcgtcgCCTTTGTCGTGCTTCTCTTCCTCGACCCTCACGTCGAAGGGTCTCGCCTCAGCCTCACCCATGTCGACTCGGCCGCTCAACTCACCTCGGCTGAGCGATTCCGTCGCGCCGCCCGCCGGAGCCACTCTCGGAGGCAGGCCTTCGAGGGAAAGTGGAGCTCGCCGAGCACCGTCGTGGCAGTCGTCGACTACGCAGGTGATACCGAGTACGTCATAGACTTCGGCATCGGTTCGCCGGTGCTTCCTGCCACGGCCATCCTCGACACCGGAAGCGACCTCATTTGGACGCAGTGTGTCCCCTGCCTCGATTGCCTCTCGCAGCCGAGCCCCTTCTACGACCCCTCCAAGTCCTACACCTTCTCGCCGGTGCCCTGTTCCAGCCCTTTCTGCAGCAACCGAACCTCAATTGACAACGGCTGCGGAGGAGACCGGTGCCTCTACTTGGCCTCCTACGGGGACGGCAGCGAGAGCATAGGCTTCCTCGGGACGGAGACATTCATTTTTGGCGACGGATCGTCGATCGCCGGCGTCACGTTCGGATGCGGGTTTCAGAACAACGGCTCGTTATCGAACTCCACCGGCATCGTTGGCATGGGCCGAGGCCTGCTCTCGTTGCCGTCGCAGCTGAACCCTCGCAAGTTCTCGTACTGTCTCACCCCTTTAAACAGCTCCACCGCCAGCCATCTCTTCTTGGGTTCCACGGCGAGCCTGGGAGGAAACAGAGGAGCCTTAATTGGAAGCACGCCGTTGATCTCCAGCCCGCTTGCCTACTTTTCCACCTTCTACTATCTCTCCTTGCTCGGGATCTCGCTCGGAGGCAATCGGCTTCCGATTCCGGCGTCCGTCTTCCAGCTGAAACCCGATGGCTCCGGCGGAACCTTCATCGACTCCGGCACCTTCCTCACGTCACTGAACCAGGCCGGGTACGACATACTCAGGGAGGAGATAATCAAGCAAGTGCGGAAGCCGGCGGCGGAGTTGCCGGAAGTGATACAGGATATGGGCGTCGATCTCTGCTTCTCGTTTCATGGAGCGAGCTCGCTTCCGCCGATGCCGGAGCTGGTGTTCCACTTCGAGGGCGCCGACATGAGGTTTCCGAGGGACAAGTACATGGCGTACGTCGACGACCTGGGGTTGCTCTGCTCGGTAATCATCGGAACGCAGGACTCCTCGATCTTCGGCAACTACCAGCAGCAGAACATGCACATCCTCTTCGATATGGAAGCCGACGTGCTCTCCTTCGTTCCGGCGAACTGCAACCAACTCTGA